In Spirochaetota bacterium, a single genomic region encodes these proteins:
- the dut gene encoding dUTP diphosphatase, producing MIPVRITVLPGAAIPAYQTTGAAGADVFACVDEPVPIAPGAVALIPTGIAVQIPEGYEAQIRPRSGLALRHGVTCLNTPGTIDSDYRGEVKVILANLGGEAFVVERGMRIAQMVFARVFRAEFIPADSLSRTERNEGGFGHSGT from the coding sequence GTGATACCGGTCAGGATTACCGTACTACCCGGCGCGGCGATACCGGCCTATCAGACGACCGGCGCCGCCGGCGCCGATGTGTTCGCCTGCGTGGACGAACCGGTTCCGATCGCCCCCGGCGCCGTCGCCCTCATTCCGACCGGCATCGCCGTTCAGATCCCGGAGGGATATGAGGCTCAGATTCGCCCGAGGAGCGGACTGGCCCTCAGGCACGGCGTCACCTGCCTCAATACGCCCGGCACGATCGATTCGGACTACCGAGGCGAGGTGAAGGTGATCCTGGCGAATTTGGGCGGCGAGGCCTTTGTGGTAGAGCGCGGCATGAGGATAGCGCAGATGGTGTTCGCGCGGGTGTTCCGGGCGGAATTTATTCCGGCGGACTCGCTTTCACGGACTGAGAGAAACGAAGGAGGATTCGGTCACAGCGGAACATGA
- a CDS encoding XRE family transcriptional regulator yields the protein MISTGIKHLDMLISGIKLGDNVVWQIANAVPVEYFIKSFFTRSNDFQNSIIYINFNYSPHTICRRFDDIFKNFNFILIDAFTNGKGNGDPVFLDFYHNEEDYDLSRIIRIQDPRDINSFIATLNDVQTNHRDGSFYIFDSLTGMNELWRDERSVLDFFAFTCPKLYEMNTIAYWILEQEAHSREFIAGLTHITQIVLSVYNTSSDYYALKIHKLEDRPSTNISTPHGFRIIDREIRFEETPGGDIFKIGNKVKELRKAANITQAELAARLGMTPGAVSQIENDLIMPSLNTLVHLAANFKKPLEHFVTAGLLDNDDRGFSIFRKKDARRFSSKNALVTGLADEKRPGFTPYHVVLEGNQSVEGPILMHKGKEFIIVVNGSLSLTVDGEEHLFRKGDSILLERSFIEKWSNHGKNDCEFVYIQF from the coding sequence ATGATCAGCACGGGGATAAAGCATCTCGACATGTTGATAAGCGGCATCAAACTCGGCGACAACGTCGTCTGGCAGATCGCCAACGCGGTTCCGGTCGAGTACTTCATTAAAAGTTTCTTCACCAGGTCGAATGATTTTCAGAACTCCATCATATACATCAACTTCAATTACTCGCCGCACACCATCTGCAGGCGCTTCGACGACATATTCAAAAACTTCAATTTCATACTCATCGACGCCTTCACCAACGGCAAGGGCAACGGCGACCCGGTCTTTCTCGATTTTTACCACAACGAGGAAGACTATGACCTCTCGCGCATTATCCGAATCCAGGACCCGCGCGACATCAACTCCTTTATCGCCACCCTGAACGACGTTCAAACAAATCACCGCGACGGGTCGTTCTATATCTTCGACAGCCTCACCGGCATGAACGAGCTCTGGCGCGACGAGCGCTCCGTGCTCGATTTTTTCGCCTTCACCTGCCCCAAACTTTATGAAATGAACACCATCGCCTACTGGATCCTCGAACAGGAGGCCCATTCCAGGGAATTCATCGCCGGCCTCACGCACATCACCCAGATCGTACTGTCGGTCTACAACACCAGCTCCGATTATTACGCACTTAAAATACACAAGCTCGAGGACCGTCCATCGACTAACATCAGCACGCCCCACGGATTCCGTATCATAGACAGGGAGATCCGCTTCGAGGAGACGCCCGGGGGCGATATTTTCAAGATTGGCAATAAGGTGAAGGAACTGCGAAAAGCGGCGAACATCACGCAGGCGGAGCTCGCCGCGCGCCTCGGCATGACTCCCGGCGCGGTCTCTCAGATCGAAAACGACCTCATCATGCCCTCGCTCAACACCCTCGTCCACCTGGCGGCCAATTTTAAAAAACCCCTCGAACACTTCGTAACCGCCGGCCTCCTGGATAACGACGACAGGGGATTTTCCATTTTCAGGAAAAAGGATGCTCGCCGGTTTTCGTCGAAAAACGCACTGGTAACGGGCCTTGCCGACGAAAAAAGGCCGGGCTTCACGCCGTACCATGTGGTTCTGGAGGGAAACCAGTCTGTCGAGGGGCCCATTCTAATGCACAAGGGCAAGGAATTCATCATCGTCGTAAACGGCTCGCTTTCGC